Genomic window (Burkholderia pyrrocinia):
TCCGCGCGTTCCTGGAAGGCGGCAAGCGCGTGTCGTACGGTGCGCGTGCGATCACCGCGGGCGGGCTGCTATCGCTGCCGAAGACGGTGTTCCCGGGCGGCGCGCTGATCGGCGACGACGCGGGTTTCCTGAACGCATCGCGGATCAAGGGCAGCCACGCGGCGATCAAGACCGGCATGCTGGCGGCCGACGCCGCGTTCGACGCGGTGCAGGCCGGCCGTCAAAGCGATGAACTCAACGCGTACCCGGACGCCTTCAAGCAGTCGTGGCTGTACACGGAGCTGTACCGCGCGCGCAACTTCAAGCAGTGGATGGCCAAGGGGCTGTATCTCGGCACGCTGATGGTCGGGCTCGAGCAGAAGGTGATGGGCGGCAACGTGCCGTGGACGCTGCATCACCGGCACGCGGACCACGAGATGCTGAAGCCGGCGTCGCAGTGCGAGCCGATCGAGTATCCGAAGCCGGACGGCAAGCTGACGTTCGACCGGCTGTCGTCGGTGTTCATCTCGAACACGAACCACGAGGAGAACCAGCCGGCGCACCTGACATTGAAGGATGCGAACGTGCCGGTGAACGTGAACCTGCGCACGTACGCGGGGCCGGAGGGGCGCTTCTGCCCGGCGGCGGTGTACGAGTTCGTGAAGAACGACGACGGCAGCGATCGGCTGGTGATCAACGCGCAGAACTGCGTGCACTGCAAGACCTGCGACATCAAGGACCCGACGCAGAACATCGTGTGGGTCACGCCGGAAGGTGGCGGCGGGCCGAATTACCCGAACATGTAACGCATCAACGCGCATGCGTGCGCGAACGAACCGGAGCAGACGATGAGCAATGCAGCGAAAGAAGTCGTGGTGGTGAGCGGTGTCCGTACCGCGATCGGTGATTTCGGCGGCAGCCTGAAGGATTTCTCGCCGACCGACCTCGGTGCGAAGGTCGTGCGCGAGGTGCTGTCGCGCGCGAACGTGCCGGGCGATGCGGTCGGGCATGTCGTGTTCGGCCACGTCGTGAACACGGAACCGAAGGACATGTATCTCGCGCGCGTCGCGGCGATCGACGGCGGCGTTGCGCAGCACGCGCCGGCGCTGACCGTGAACCGCCTGTGCGGCTCGGGCCTGCAGGCGATCGTGTCGGCCGCGCAGACGATCATGCTCGGCGATGCCGACGTCGCGATCGGCGGCGGCTCGGAGAACATGAGCCGCGCGCCGTACACCGTGCCGGCCGCGCGCTTCGGCCAGCGCATGGGCGACGGCAAGCTCGTCGACATGATGCTCGGCGCGCTGCACGACCCGTTCCAGACGATCCACATGGGCGTGACGGCCGAGAACGTCGCACGCAAGTACGACATCTCGCGCGACGCGCAGGACGCGCTTGCGCTCGAATCGCATCGTCGCGCGGCGCGCGCGATCGCGGAAGGGCGCTTCAAGGACCAGATCCTGCCGATCTCGATCCGCACGAAGAAGGGCGAGGTCGCGTTCGACACCGACGAGCACGTGCGTCACGATGCGAGCGCGGACGATTTCACGAAGCTGCGCCCGGTGTTCGCGAAGGAGAATGGCACGGTGACGGCCGGTAACGCTTCGGGCATCAACGATGCGGCCGCGGCCGTGCTGATGATGAGCGCGGACGCCGCGCGTGCGCAAGGCGTGAAGCCGCTCGCGCGCCTCGTCGCGTATGCGCACGCGGGCGTCGATCCGGCGTACATGGGTATCGGCCCGGTACCGGCCACGCAGAAGGCGCTCGAACGCGCGGGCCTGAAGATCAGCGATCTCGACGTGATCGAGGCGAACGAGGCGTTCGCCGCGCAGGCCTGCGCGGTCACGCAGGAACTCGGCCTCG
Coding sequences:
- the bktB gene encoding beta-ketothiolase BktB, which codes for MSNAAKEVVVVSGVRTAIGDFGGSLKDFSPTDLGAKVVREVLSRANVPGDAVGHVVFGHVVNTEPKDMYLARVAAIDGGVAQHAPALTVNRLCGSGLQAIVSAAQTIMLGDADVAIGGGSENMSRAPYTVPAARFGQRMGDGKLVDMMLGALHDPFQTIHMGVTAENVARKYDISRDAQDALALESHRRAARAIAEGRFKDQILPISIRTKKGEVAFDTDEHVRHDASADDFTKLRPVFAKENGTVTAGNASGINDAAAAVLMMSADAARAQGVKPLARLVAYAHAGVDPAYMGIGPVPATQKALERAGLKISDLDVIEANEAFAAQACAVTQELGLDPAKVNPNGSGISLGHPIGATGALITVKALYELKRIGGRYALVTMCIGGGQGIAAIFENI